Proteins from one Trichoplusia ni isolate ovarian cell line Hi5 chromosome 9, tn1, whole genome shotgun sequence genomic window:
- the LOC113497351 gene encoding jerky protein homolog-like gives MSIWSSGQKNVLEDQSDFIAGFPKKKQAKIDATFKLQVIQALDNGQCKSDVAREYGVNLQTITNIYKQKDTTIKKHTQKYKLLKEVSNLNLEQNLLDWFDQQFKSGNTVTEEQLRSKAMDILKGLTQEFTCIDDWLSSFRSRHNISKYNCDNVCSEKGKEEWKRFLKSSDSRDVYLGGVCALSHNLDYNSYLNGHHGDSYVSLLFIVNSIGTDKREAAVVGKELMETEAHARSLPVTYYYCANSQVNYSVLLSYLTKWESELVSKGKSVTLVLDIPDHFIRNLHFENIRIVSTNNLQYVTNILEKVVECFKYHYRRLQISRTLTYGKDNSSFLDYLQMVGMAFYNVPPKFIQNLSFPPGEGSLFFNVKDDTESDHSISRWCKIYNVPLNIDQCPSLLDKYIFCDKKLPCIYCGPLDESMQATEVLAHKACQSTSSMEAYQAMKRLVSYLQGESAGGSIMKYAKYLENHLEYGALLQMHQIIASTNDSI, from the coding sequence atgtcaATTTGGAGTTCTGGTCAGAAAAATGTGCTTGAGGATCAGTCAGACTTTATTGCAGGTTTCCCTAagaaaaaacaagcaaaaatcGACgctacatttaaattacaagttATACAAGCCTTAGACAACGGTCAATGCAAGTCTGATGTAGCTAGAGAATATGGTGTTAATCTCCAGACTATAACAAACATATACAAACAGAAGGATACTACCATAAAGAAACATACACAGaaatacaaattacttaaaGAGGTTAGTAATCTAAATCTAGAACAAAATCTGCTGGATTGGTTTGATCAGCAATTCAAAAGTGGAAATACTGTCACTGAGGAACAACTCCGTAGTAAAGCAATGGATATTCTCAAAGGATTAACTCAAGAATTCACTTGTATTGACGACTGGTTGTCAAGTTTCCGCAGTCGGcacaatatatcaaaatataactGTGATAATGTGTGCAGCGAAAAAGGCAAAGAAGAATGGAAAAGATTTCTCAAAAGTTCAGACTCAAGGGATGTTTACCTTGGTGGTGTTTGTGCTTTATCACACAATCTGGATTACAATAGCTATTTAAATGGGCACCATGGAGATAGCTatgtatcattattatttatagttaataGCATAGGAACTGATAAACGAGAAGCAGCAGTTGTGGGAAAAGAGTTAATGGAAACGGAAGCACATGCCAGGAGCTTGCCAGTCACCTACTATTACTGTGCTAATTCACAAGTAAATTATTCTGTACTTCTTAGTTACTTAACAAAATGGGAAAGTGAATTAGTATCTAAAGGAAAATCTGTTACATTGGTATTAGATATACCAGACCACTTCATAAGAAATCtacattttgaaaacattaGAATAGTAAGTACCAATAATCTGCAATATGTTACAAACATATTGGAAAAGGttgttgaatgttttaaatatcattatagAAGATTACAAATAAGTAGAACTTTAACATATGGAAAAGATAATTCATCATTTTTGGATTATTTACAAATGGTTGGTATGGCATTCTACAATGTGCCACCCAAGTTTATACAGAATCTATCATTCCCTCCTGGAGAAGGAAGTCTTTTCTTTAATGTTAAAGATGATACTGAGAGTGATCACAGTATATCACGGTGGtgtaaaatttataatgtacCACTAAATATAGATCAATGCCCAAGCTTactagataaatatatattttgtgacaAAAAACTACCATGTATTTACTGTGGGCCATTGGATGAAAGTATGCAAGCCACTGAAGTGCTAGCTCACAAAGCTTGTCAGTCCACATCAAGTATGGAGGCCTACCAAGCTATGAAAAGACTTGTTTCCTATCTTCAAGGCGAGAGTGCGGGCGGGTCTATCATGAAATATGCCAAATACTTGGAAAACCATCTTGAATATGGAGCACTTCTGCAAATGCACCAAATTATAGCTAGTACAaatgattcaatttaa
- the LOC113497350 gene encoding WASH complex subunit 4, which translates to MRSDIEKEAGTWLLKRYGQFFKTQYQDLTGPLKGDYWEENRTFLPIQVAMSSNELIQITDLVSSDNTLMTKVLSVLSSLCVEVVALKKEAFEKHFIFLSVYEEYNSNDIGKQMESICGLSAFATRCDDVLRNLCSQVFAVFTKSAININGIQLHFIINHIGELFTIIILLEVLISNTSLISNWNKYCKSIKSFNKTPENLDLTQEKFQAMVGALNNITKKIMNDDIVQKSLNNLTVLRGSLVDKNCSLVTSEFSQYLKQAIVNLDKLVQEQPNVNNMYKCIKVNGLYVLSSHLFGNSDKKIFRSLLDLNTKAHSIHVIGTTIWFPEQFLQRHVASQWAKHDKMSQSMIKARQAYISMKKSNLVKDITNLHFLCTQWVLNVEETFSSNNHKLSAAEMSMHAKILLEGLDIASSTNHSVLTLINLHLALGIPLPKSMLITLFEIMYMLKTLGNALSRNRNQIIISINMVLQHLIFQSTSSILEVKKSLMTDKNYANKRLDELTCLVIAERALKGASTIERNIAAHVALSFVPDSTYLEDSYVRLGKLLDKIQSLSNFMDTMEKLCNCSWLLWHQNIIPIYFEQNFSMQLNSLKLKYFLMVLEDCIVLLHKTDKQYDIIKFQQFLNNMKSMIEKEVIQSTSQNIETNLRLHIHSHLQLDVINPFTFEMTKKLLLVVDNFRIQCLYMSIVPSVEHYLSTMYYNLTTVVLSDWKTYGEMRQMAKFKFNLNTVQDNLPTQTLEQGLDVLEIMRNIHIFVSKYLYNLNNQIFIEKSSNNKHLNSINIRHIANSIRTHGTGIMNTTVNFTYQFLKKKFFIFSQFMFDEHIKSRLVKDLRLLKETAATNGNMYPYKNAEKFNKGIRVLGCNDDGQSYLDLFRDLISQIGNAMGYVRMIRSGGRHCCSDATLFLPNLDNVVSFKEMCEESTLGPGTIKSSENLDHNINDLISNFIQGTEYFKLLVDVFAPVFRNPKNVHLKNFYIIIPPLSLNFVEHMILSKDKMSKKNKVGAAFTDDGFAMGVAYILKLLDQDTNFEALHWFDSIWKHISNERKLLQEQQDKGSVQLQQALALTEKKLKTLEEEFKLLYYSLTSARIFFK; encoded by the exons ATGAGGTCCGACATAGAAAAGGAAGCCGGAACATGGCTTCTAAAACGTTATGGACAGTTTTTTAAGACCCAATATCAAGATCTTACTGGCCCACTAAAAGGCGACTACTGGGAAGAAAACAGGACATTTTTGCCGATACAAGTAGCGATGTCATCAAATGAACTCATACAAATTACAGATTTAGTATCGTCAGATAATACTTTAATGACGAAAGTATTAAGTGTGCTGTCTTCTTTGTGTGTCGAAGTTGTGGCTTTAAAAAAGGAAGCATTtgaaaa gcattttatttttttatcagtgtATGAAGAGTACAATAGCAATGACATTGGCAAACAAATGGAATCAATTTGTGGACTGAGTGCATTTGCTACCCGCTGTGATGATGTTCTGCGTAACCTCTGCAGCCAAGTGTTTGCTGTTTTTACTAAGAGTGCCATTAATATTA aTGGGATTCAACTCCACTTCATAATCAACCACATTGGGGAATTATTTACCATTATCATATTACTTGaagttttgatatcaaatacTTCATTAATAAGCAACTGGAATAAATATTGCAAATCCATAAAATCATTCAACAAAACACCAGAAAATCTAGACTTAACACAAGAAAAGTTCCAGGCCATGGTTGgagctttaaataatattacaaaaaaaataatgaatgatgACATTGTCCAAAAGAGTCTCAATAACCTGACAGTGCTAAGAGGAAGTCTGGTTGATAAGAATTGTTCTTTAGTCACTTCAGAATTCAGTCAATATTTGAAACAGGCTATAGTAAACTTGGACAAATTAGTACAAGAGCAGCCTAATGTTAACAATATGTACAAATGCATTAAAGTTAATGGTCTTTATGTACTATCATCACATTTATTTGGTAACAGTGACAAGAAAATTTTCAGGTCTTTATTAGATTTGAATACAAAG GCACACAGCATTCATGTTATCGGAACAACAATTTGGTTTCCGGAACAATTTCTTCAACGGCACGTGGCCTCGCAGTGGGCAAAACATGATAAAATGTCACAGTCTATGATCAAAGCACGCCAAGCTTACATTAGTATGAAGAAAAGTAATTTAGTAAAGGACATTACGAATCTTCACTTCCTGTGCACACAGTGGGTGCTTAATGTTGAAGAGACATTTTCTTCCAACAATCATAAGCTCAGTGCTGCTGAAATGAGCATGCATGCGAAAATACTTCTGGAAGGTCTGGACATTGCATCCAGCACAAACCATTCAGTGCTGACGTTGATCAACTTGCATCTTGCACTTGGTATACCACTGCCTAAGAGTATGTTGATCACATTGTTTGAAATTATGTATATGTTAAAGACTTTAGGTAATGCGCTATCCCGCAAtcgaaatcaaattattatatctataaatatggTACTGCagcatttaatatttcaatctaCGTCATCTATACTAGAAGTCAAAAAATCCTTGATGACTGATAAGAATTATGCTAATAAAAGGCTCGACGAGTTGACTTGTCTGGTGATAGCTGAGAGAGCTCTAAAGGGAGCATCAACTATAGAAAGGAATATAGCAGCCCATGTTGCTTTAAGTTTTGTACCAGATTCAACCTACTTAGAAGACAGTTATGTCAGGCTTGGCAAATTGCTTGACAAGATTCAAtcattatcaaattttatgGATACCATGGAAAAGTTATGCAATTGCTCCTGGTTGTTGTGGCACCAAAATataattccaatttatttcgAGCAGAACTTCAGCAtgcaattaaattcattaaaactaaaatattttttgatggtTTTGGAAGACTGCATTGTATTACTACACAAAACCGATAAACAATACGACATAATAAAATTTCAgcaatttcttaataatatgaaatcaatGATCGAGAAAGAAGTTATACAGAGCACCAGTCAGAATATAGAGACCAACTTACGTCTACATATTCATTCACATTTGCAGCTGGACGTAATTAATCCATTTACATTTGAAATGACTAAGAAACTGCTGTTAGTCGTAGATAATTTCAGAATCCAATGTCTTTACATGTCCATAGTCCCATCTGTTGAACATTACCTATCTACAATGTACTACAATTTAACAACAGTTGTTTTGTCAGATTGGAAAACTTATGGCGAAATGCGACAAATggcaaaatttaaattcaatttaaatactgttcaAGATAATTTACCAACTCAGACTTTAGAACAGGGTTTGGATGTGTTAGAAATCATGCGAAACATTCATATATTCGTGTCCAAATACTTGTACAACCTGAACAACCAGATTTTCATAGAGAAAAGTAGTaacaacaaacatttgaattctATTAACATCAGGCATATTGCAAACTCCATAAGGACTCATGGTACTGGAATTATGAATACTACAGTGAATTTTACATACcaattcttaaagaaaaagttttttatattttctcaatTCATGTTTGATGAACATATCAAATCAAGATTGGTAAAAGATCTGAGGCTTTTAAAAGAGACTGCTGCCACCAACGGAAATATGTATCCCTACAAGAATGCTGAGAAATTTAACAAAGGCATACGTGTCTTAGGATGCAATGACGATGGACAAAGCTATTTAGATTTGTTTCGCGACTTGATAAGTCAAATTGGAAATGCAATGGGATATGTGAGGATGATTAGGTCGGGAGGTCGCCACTGTTGTTCGGATGCAACATTGTTCTTACCAAATCTGGATAACGTCGTGTCTTTCAAGGAAATGTGTGAGGAGAGTACTCTTGGACCCGGAACAATTAAATCTTCAGAAAACTTGGatcataatattaatgatttgaTATCAAACTTCATTCAAGGCACGGAATATTTTAAACTCCTTGTTGACGTTTTTGCGCCAGTTTTTCGTAATCCTAAAAACGTTCATCTGAAGAACTTCTACATTATCATTCCACCATTATCTTTGAATTTCGTTGAACATATGATACTGTCTAAAGATAAAATGTCGAAGAAAAATAAGGTCGGTGCTGCATTTACTGACGACGGCTTCGCAATGGGAGTTGCCtatattcttaaattattgGATCAG GATACTAATTTTGAAGCACTTCATTGGTTTGACTCAATTTGGAAACATATTAGTAATGAAAGAAAACTACTTCAGGAGCAGCAAGACAAGGGCTCTGTGCAATTACAACAGGCTTTAGCACTCACtgagaaaaagttaaaaacattggAGGAAGAATTCAAATTACTGTATTACAGTCTTACAAGTgcaagaatatttttcaaatga
- the LOC113497376 gene encoding pre-mRNA-processing factor 40 homolog A isoform X1 has protein sequence MEPPNSGTSSPGLIGSGPLMPPAMLGGLPPPMPPAVGMPPVPGMPPNMGGMPPPMGFPPMIPPFSMPPPGFPAFKPSVYQPQDMNAPAPDVAPMANQSSPWSEHKAPDGRTYYYNSVTKQSLWEKPDDLKTAAEKLLLACVWKEYTTDAGRVYYHNIETKESSWIIPKDLQEIKDKIAAEEAAQAALSAEVTPGEVPLPASPSNQTGSSALDEAMAKTLASIDTNLANSIPIPEESKPEEMSAPMQGNNTDNVEIQPEMQYKDKKEAIEAFKELLKDRNVPSNATWEQCVKIISKDPRYTAFKKLNEKKQAFNAYKTQKLKDEREEQRLKTKKNRENLEEFLLSCDRVTSLTKYYKCEEMFSNLEIWRCVPESDRRDIFEDCIFTITKREKEEAKTLKKRNMKMLAQVLENMSEITYSSTWSEAQVLLLENSAFKNDVSLLGMDKEDALIVFEQHIRNLEAEYLQEREQVKKRNKRQQRKNRDNFLVLLDTLHEEGKLTSMSLWVELYPVISADMRFSAMLGQSGSTPLDLFKFYVENLKARFHDEKKVIKEILKEKSFDVKPDTTFEEFATVVCEDSKSASLDAGNVKLTYNSLLEKAEARNKEKIKEESKAQKKIESAFKWALTDANIDHQLSWNEVKEKLDLSAPEFAAVPYEEDRVRIYKDFQHEQEESCMHYHHPKSRKAKRSKKKKRSHSASLSRSRSPSPMQTARSPSPVPSHGTWTSDEGRKHKKSKKKHRKHSPIPKSPTPEEGGITDDEQLRHKSKKSKRSAPSSPEEEAHEHAHKPKKKKDKKEKKERSSGSTAWSDAELESRRAALLAQLHEHEAD, from the exons ATG GAGCCGCCCAATAGTGGGACCAGTTCGCCTGGTCTTATCGGTTCTGGGCCGTTAATGCCTCCGGCTATGCTGGGTGGACTACCACCGCCGATGCCACCTGCAGTGGGTATGCCTCCTGTGCCTGGTATGCCGCCGAACATGGGTGGCATGCCTCCGCCTATGGGGTTTCCTCCAATGATACCACCATTTTCTATGCCTCCTCCTGGGTTTCCTGCATTTAAACCT AGTGTTTATCAACCACAGGATATGAATGCTCCTGCACCGGATGTGGCTCCAATGGCTAACCAGAGCAGTCCCTGGTCTGAACACAAAGCTCCTGATGGAAGAACATATTACTATAACTCTGTCACTAAGCAAAGTCTTTGGGAGAAACCTGATGATTTGAAAACTGCTGCAGAA AAATTACTGTTAGCCTGTGTTTGGAAGGAATACACAACAGATGCTGGCCGTGTGTATTATCATAACATCGAAACTAAGGAGTCCAGCTGGATTATACCTAAAGATCTTCAGGAGATCAAGGATAAAATAGCTGCAGAAGAAGCTGCCCA GGCTGCTTTAAGTGCTGAAGTAACTCCTGGAGAAGTCCCTTTACCAGCTTCACCATCTAACCAAACTGGAAGCTCAGCTTTAGATGAGGCAATGGCCAAAACCCTTGCATCTATAGATACAAACCTTGCCAACTCTATACCCATCCCTGAAGAAA gTAAACCTGAAGAAATGTCAGCACCCATGCAAGGCAACAATACTGATAATGTGGAAATTCAGCCAGAAATGCAGTATAAAGACAAGAAGGAGGCTATTGAAGCTTTCAAAGAACTCCTTAAGGATAGG AATGTGCCATCAAACGCTACATGGGAACAGTGTGTAAAAATCATATCAAAAGATCCTAGATATACAGCATTTAAGAAGTTAAATGAAAAGAAGCAAGCATTTAATGCCTACAAAACTCAGAAATTGAAAGATGAAAGAGAGGAACaaag attaaaaactaagaaaaatagAGAAAACTTAGAAGAGTTCTTGTTAAGTTGTGACCGTGTGACatcattaacaaaatattacaaatgtgaAGAGATGTTTAGTAATCTTgag ATATGGCGGTGTGTTCCCGAATCGGATCGAAGAGATATATTTGAAGATTGCATATTTACTATCACGAAAAGAGAGAAGGAAGAGGCAAAGACTTTGAAAAAACGCAATATGAAAATGCTGGCCCAg GTTTTAGAAAATATGAGTGAAATTACTTACAGTAGCACATGGAGTGAAGCACAGGTGTTATTATTAGAAAACTCGGCTTTCAAAAACGATGTGAGTTTGTTAGGCATGGACAAAGAAGATGCTCTCATTG tgtTTGAACAACATATCAGGAATTTAGAAGCCGAATATTTGCAAGAACGTGAACAAGTTAAGAAACGCAACAAAAGACAGCAAAGAAAGAACAGAGATAACTTCTTG GTTTTGCTCGACACATTACATGAAGAAGGAAAACTGACGTCCATGTCATTGTGGGTAGAATTATACCCTGTTATATCTGCTGACATGCGATTCTCTGCTATGCTcg GGCAAAGCGGATCGACGCCACTGgatttattcaagttttatgtCGAGAATCTGAAAGCACGATTCCATGACGAAAAGAAGGTTATCAAAGAAATATTGAAAGAGAAGAGCTTCGATGTCAAGCCTGATACTACTTTCGAAGAGTTTGCCACTGTTGTCTGTGAAGATAGTAAGTCAGCATCTCTGGATGCTGGCAATGTTAAGTTAACTTATAATTCACTACTCGAAAAG gcTGAAGCCAGGaataaagaaaagataaaagaaGAATCTAAAGCTCAGAAGAAGATAGAAAGTGCATTTAAATGGGCCCTGACTGATGCCAACATAGATCACCAGCTTTCATGGAATGAGGTCAAAGAAAAGCTAGATCTCAGTGCTCCAGAATTTGCCGCTGTGCCCTATGAAGAGGACAGAGTTAGAATTTATAAG gACTTCCAACATGAGCAGGAAGAAAGTTGTATGCATTACCATCATCCGAAGTCCAGGAAAGCCAAGCgatcaaagaaaaagaaacgaTCTCACTCCGCATCTCTG tcGAGGTCGCGGTCTCCGTCTCCTATGCAAACGGCGCGCTCGCCGTCTCCAGTGCCGAGCCATGGCACTTGGACGTCAGATGAAGGCAGGAAACATAAGAAGTCTAAAAAGAAGCATCGCAAACACTCGCCCATTCCG AAATCGCCGACTCCAGAAGAGGGTGGTATAACGGATGACGAACAGCTGCGacataaaagcaaaaaatcCAAGCGTAGTGCGCCCTCCAGCCCTGAGGAAGAAGCACATGAACATGCGCATAAACCTAAAAAGAAGAAGGATAAAAAGGAAAAGAAGGAACG ATCCAGTGGATCTACTGCTTGGAGTGATGCAGAGCTGGAATCTCGGCGAGCCGCTTTGCTGGCTCAGTTACACGAGCACGAGGCGGACTGA
- the LOC113497376 gene encoding pre-mRNA-processing factor 40 homolog A isoform X2 → MEPPNSGTSSPGLIGSGPLMPPAMLGGLPPPMPPAVGMPPVPGMPPNMGGMPPPMGFPPMIPPFSMPPPGFPAFKPDMNAPAPDVAPMANQSSPWSEHKAPDGRTYYYNSVTKQSLWEKPDDLKTAAEKLLLACVWKEYTTDAGRVYYHNIETKESSWIIPKDLQEIKDKIAAEEAAQAALSAEVTPGEVPLPASPSNQTGSSALDEAMAKTLASIDTNLANSIPIPEESKPEEMSAPMQGNNTDNVEIQPEMQYKDKKEAIEAFKELLKDRNVPSNATWEQCVKIISKDPRYTAFKKLNEKKQAFNAYKTQKLKDEREEQRLKTKKNRENLEEFLLSCDRVTSLTKYYKCEEMFSNLEIWRCVPESDRRDIFEDCIFTITKREKEEAKTLKKRNMKMLAQVLENMSEITYSSTWSEAQVLLLENSAFKNDVSLLGMDKEDALIVFEQHIRNLEAEYLQEREQVKKRNKRQQRKNRDNFLVLLDTLHEEGKLTSMSLWVELYPVISADMRFSAMLGQSGSTPLDLFKFYVENLKARFHDEKKVIKEILKEKSFDVKPDTTFEEFATVVCEDSKSASLDAGNVKLTYNSLLEKAEARNKEKIKEESKAQKKIESAFKWALTDANIDHQLSWNEVKEKLDLSAPEFAAVPYEEDRVRIYKDFQHEQEESCMHYHHPKSRKAKRSKKKKRSHSASLSRSRSPSPMQTARSPSPVPSHGTWTSDEGRKHKKSKKKHRKHSPIPKSPTPEEGGITDDEQLRHKSKKSKRSAPSSPEEEAHEHAHKPKKKKDKKEKKERSSGSTAWSDAELESRRAALLAQLHEHEAD, encoded by the exons ATG GAGCCGCCCAATAGTGGGACCAGTTCGCCTGGTCTTATCGGTTCTGGGCCGTTAATGCCTCCGGCTATGCTGGGTGGACTACCACCGCCGATGCCACCTGCAGTGGGTATGCCTCCTGTGCCTGGTATGCCGCCGAACATGGGTGGCATGCCTCCGCCTATGGGGTTTCCTCCAATGATACCACCATTTTCTATGCCTCCTCCTGGGTTTCCTGCATTTAAACCT GATATGAATGCTCCTGCACCGGATGTGGCTCCAATGGCTAACCAGAGCAGTCCCTGGTCTGAACACAAAGCTCCTGATGGAAGAACATATTACTATAACTCTGTCACTAAGCAAAGTCTTTGGGAGAAACCTGATGATTTGAAAACTGCTGCAGAA AAATTACTGTTAGCCTGTGTTTGGAAGGAATACACAACAGATGCTGGCCGTGTGTATTATCATAACATCGAAACTAAGGAGTCCAGCTGGATTATACCTAAAGATCTTCAGGAGATCAAGGATAAAATAGCTGCAGAAGAAGCTGCCCA GGCTGCTTTAAGTGCTGAAGTAACTCCTGGAGAAGTCCCTTTACCAGCTTCACCATCTAACCAAACTGGAAGCTCAGCTTTAGATGAGGCAATGGCCAAAACCCTTGCATCTATAGATACAAACCTTGCCAACTCTATACCCATCCCTGAAGAAA gTAAACCTGAAGAAATGTCAGCACCCATGCAAGGCAACAATACTGATAATGTGGAAATTCAGCCAGAAATGCAGTATAAAGACAAGAAGGAGGCTATTGAAGCTTTCAAAGAACTCCTTAAGGATAGG AATGTGCCATCAAACGCTACATGGGAACAGTGTGTAAAAATCATATCAAAAGATCCTAGATATACAGCATTTAAGAAGTTAAATGAAAAGAAGCAAGCATTTAATGCCTACAAAACTCAGAAATTGAAAGATGAAAGAGAGGAACaaag attaaaaactaagaaaaatagAGAAAACTTAGAAGAGTTCTTGTTAAGTTGTGACCGTGTGACatcattaacaaaatattacaaatgtgaAGAGATGTTTAGTAATCTTgag ATATGGCGGTGTGTTCCCGAATCGGATCGAAGAGATATATTTGAAGATTGCATATTTACTATCACGAAAAGAGAGAAGGAAGAGGCAAAGACTTTGAAAAAACGCAATATGAAAATGCTGGCCCAg GTTTTAGAAAATATGAGTGAAATTACTTACAGTAGCACATGGAGTGAAGCACAGGTGTTATTATTAGAAAACTCGGCTTTCAAAAACGATGTGAGTTTGTTAGGCATGGACAAAGAAGATGCTCTCATTG tgtTTGAACAACATATCAGGAATTTAGAAGCCGAATATTTGCAAGAACGTGAACAAGTTAAGAAACGCAACAAAAGACAGCAAAGAAAGAACAGAGATAACTTCTTG GTTTTGCTCGACACATTACATGAAGAAGGAAAACTGACGTCCATGTCATTGTGGGTAGAATTATACCCTGTTATATCTGCTGACATGCGATTCTCTGCTATGCTcg GGCAAAGCGGATCGACGCCACTGgatttattcaagttttatgtCGAGAATCTGAAAGCACGATTCCATGACGAAAAGAAGGTTATCAAAGAAATATTGAAAGAGAAGAGCTTCGATGTCAAGCCTGATACTACTTTCGAAGAGTTTGCCACTGTTGTCTGTGAAGATAGTAAGTCAGCATCTCTGGATGCTGGCAATGTTAAGTTAACTTATAATTCACTACTCGAAAAG gcTGAAGCCAGGaataaagaaaagataaaagaaGAATCTAAAGCTCAGAAGAAGATAGAAAGTGCATTTAAATGGGCCCTGACTGATGCCAACATAGATCACCAGCTTTCATGGAATGAGGTCAAAGAAAAGCTAGATCTCAGTGCTCCAGAATTTGCCGCTGTGCCCTATGAAGAGGACAGAGTTAGAATTTATAAG gACTTCCAACATGAGCAGGAAGAAAGTTGTATGCATTACCATCATCCGAAGTCCAGGAAAGCCAAGCgatcaaagaaaaagaaacgaTCTCACTCCGCATCTCTG tcGAGGTCGCGGTCTCCGTCTCCTATGCAAACGGCGCGCTCGCCGTCTCCAGTGCCGAGCCATGGCACTTGGACGTCAGATGAAGGCAGGAAACATAAGAAGTCTAAAAAGAAGCATCGCAAACACTCGCCCATTCCG AAATCGCCGACTCCAGAAGAGGGTGGTATAACGGATGACGAACAGCTGCGacataaaagcaaaaaatcCAAGCGTAGTGCGCCCTCCAGCCCTGAGGAAGAAGCACATGAACATGCGCATAAACCTAAAAAGAAGAAGGATAAAAAGGAAAAGAAGGAACG ATCCAGTGGATCTACTGCTTGGAGTGATGCAGAGCTGGAATCTCGGCGAGCCGCTTTGCTGGCTCAGTTACACGAGCACGAGGCGGACTGA